A window of the Aeromicrobium phoceense genome harbors these coding sequences:
- the ilvC gene encoding ketol-acid reductoisomerase: MAELFYDDDADLSLIQGKNVAVIGYGSQGHAHALNLRDSGVDVRIGLAEGSKSKAKAEAEGLRVLPVAEAVEESDVIVILTPDQVQRHVYTESIAPNLTAGDTLVFGHGFNIRFGYIKPAEGVDVIMVAPKAPGHTVRREFVAGRGIPDIIAVEQDASGQAWDVALSYAKGIGGTRAGVIKTTFTEETETDLFGEQAVLCGGVSHLVQAGFETLTEAGYQPEIAYFEVLHELKLIVDLMWEGGIAKQRWSISDTAEYGDYVSGPRVIDAGVKERMEQVLGDIQSGAFAERFIADQDNGGKEFLELREKEAGHPIEATGKALRSHFSWKQADDDYTEGSAAR; the protein is encoded by the coding sequence GTGGCTGAACTGTTCTACGACGACGACGCCGACCTGTCCCTCATCCAGGGCAAGAACGTGGCGGTGATCGGCTACGGCAGCCAGGGTCACGCCCACGCGCTCAACCTGCGCGACTCGGGCGTCGACGTCCGCATCGGCCTGGCCGAGGGCAGCAAGAGCAAGGCGAAGGCCGAGGCCGAGGGCCTGCGCGTCCTCCCGGTCGCCGAGGCGGTCGAGGAGTCCGACGTCATCGTCATCCTCACGCCCGACCAAGTCCAGCGTCACGTCTACACCGAGTCGATCGCCCCGAACCTGACCGCCGGCGACACGCTGGTGTTCGGCCACGGCTTCAACATCCGCTTCGGCTACATCAAGCCGGCCGAGGGCGTCGACGTCATCATGGTCGCCCCGAAGGCCCCCGGTCACACTGTGCGTCGCGAGTTCGTCGCCGGCCGTGGCATCCCGGACATCATCGCGGTCGAGCAGGACGCCTCGGGGCAGGCCTGGGACGTCGCCCTCTCCTACGCGAAGGGCATCGGCGGCACGCGCGCCGGCGTCATCAAGACCACGTTCACCGAGGAGACCGAGACCGACCTCTTCGGCGAGCAGGCCGTGCTGTGCGGCGGCGTGTCCCACCTGGTCCAGGCCGGGTTCGAGACGCTCACCGAGGCCGGCTACCAGCCCGAGATCGCCTACTTCGAGGTGCTGCACGAGCTCAAGCTCATCGTCGACCTCATGTGGGAGGGCGGCATCGCCAAGCAGCGCTGGAGCATCTCCGACACCGCCGAGTACGGCGACTACGTCTCCGGTCCGCGCGTCATCGACGCCGGCGTGAAGGAGCGCATGGAGCAGGTGCTGGGCGACATCCAGTCCGGTGCCTTCGCCGAGCGCTTCATCGCCGACCAGGACAACGGCGGCAAGGAGTTCCTCGAGCTGCGCGAGAAGGAGGCCGGTCACCCGATCGAGGCCACCGGCAAGGCCCTGCGCTCGCACTTCTCGTGGAAGCAGGCCGACGACGACTACACCGAGGGCAGCGCGGCTCGCTGA
- a CDS encoding universal stress protein, producing MSVVVGFGSDTRSLAALDLAAEFARTTGEELVITSVVQDSWDALRDFAGVDDEWRRSVRDQAGEALATARDHLGDEAEVVTVSRTASSVPQALLDESRARDARLVVAGSASHGALGRIAFGSTNGRLAHSSAIPVALAPRGFRANEGGIERLVVAVDPTASDAALDAPIASLATWLGVPVEIVTFAVRSGSRTAFAAFSDQGVREAWSTLVRTHQEQLADGIRKLAPETDVTTTQVTSAERWSLALESFEWRPGDLLAVGSSRHGPVARVFMGSTATRIVNHSPVPVILLPRPRAQAS from the coding sequence GTGAGCGTCGTCGTCGGCTTCGGCAGCGACACCCGGAGCCTCGCCGCGCTCGACCTGGCCGCCGAGTTCGCCCGGACCACCGGCGAGGAGCTCGTCATCACGAGCGTCGTCCAGGACAGCTGGGACGCCCTGCGCGACTTCGCCGGGGTGGACGACGAGTGGCGCCGCTCCGTCCGGGACCAGGCGGGTGAGGCGCTGGCGACGGCTCGTGACCACCTCGGCGACGAGGCCGAGGTGGTGACGGTCTCGCGCACCGCCTCGTCCGTGCCGCAGGCGCTGCTGGACGAGAGCCGCGCCCGCGACGCGCGCCTCGTGGTGGCCGGCTCGGCATCGCACGGCGCGCTCGGCCGGATCGCCTTCGGCAGCACGAACGGCCGCCTCGCGCACAGCTCGGCGATCCCGGTGGCGCTGGCGCCGCGCGGCTTCCGCGCCAACGAGGGCGGCATCGAGCGCCTGGTCGTGGCCGTCGACCCCACCGCCTCCGATGCCGCGCTGGACGCGCCGATCGCCTCGCTCGCGACCTGGCTCGGGGTGCCCGTGGAGATCGTGACCTTCGCCGTGCGGAGCGGCTCGCGGACCGCGTTCGCCGCCTTCTCCGACCAGGGCGTCCGCGAGGCTTGGTCGACGCTCGTGCGCACCCACCAGGAGCAGCTGGCCGACGGCATCCGCAAGCTGGCGCCGGAGACGGACGTCACCACCACGCAGGTCACCTCCGCCGAGCGCTGGTCACTGGCGCTGGAGTCCTTCGAGTGGCGTCCGGGCGACCTGCTCGCGGTCGGGTCCAGTCGTCATGGTCCGGTGGCCCGCGTCTTCATGGGCTCCACCGCGACGCGGATCGTCAACCACAGCCCGGTCCCGGTGATCCTGCTCCCCCGGCCTCGTGCGCAGGCCTCCTGA